In the Candidatus Electrothrix sp. GW3-4 genome, one interval contains:
- the ltrA gene encoding group II intron reverse transcriptase/maturase yields the protein MRQRELFVDERSLFEKLCDVRFLRAGFKAVKKNGGSPGVDGVTVEEFGSSLKEEIEQLAEELAGWRYKPSPVQRVEIPKPGKGAGVRLLGVPCVKDRVVHATIKQLLEPILDPVFSDHSFGFRPGRSQRQAVESGQRIVKSGKEYVVDIDLSKFFDRVNHDRLIYLLSGHVDDKRVLRLIGMILRSGIMKDGDVMLSEKGTPQGSPLSPLLSNVVLDELDKELERRGLEFCRFADDCNIYVRSPKAAERVMSSISKFIEKKLKLKINRDKSRVAHSSEVKFLGMTIIEGTLAISAKSMKTAMQKVKELTPRGTYLPLEKTIKRINRWYVGWAGYYRMTEYPSQLSKIEAHIRRRLRARLVDQQKRRRHLFKKLKKRGVSRKSAANAAFSNNGRWALSHTFALEKAYPVAWFIQEKGQEIRSDQKHSHWLPLHRWIRV from the coding sequence ATGAGACAAAGGGAACTGTTTGTTGATGAAAGAAGTCTCTTTGAGAAACTCTGCGACGTGCGATTTTTGCGTGCAGGTTTCAAGGCAGTGAAGAAGAACGGCGGCTCTCCCGGAGTAGACGGGGTAACGGTCGAAGAATTCGGCAGCAGCCTGAAAGAAGAGATAGAACAGCTTGCGGAAGAACTTGCAGGCTGGAGGTATAAACCGAGTCCGGTGCAACGGGTTGAAATACCCAAGCCGGGCAAAGGTGCAGGTGTTCGTTTGCTTGGGGTACCCTGCGTAAAAGACAGGGTTGTTCATGCGACGATCAAACAGCTTTTGGAGCCCATACTTGATCCGGTATTTTCCGATCACAGCTTTGGTTTTCGTCCCGGACGTAGTCAACGTCAGGCGGTGGAATCCGGCCAGCGGATTGTGAAGAGCGGGAAAGAGTATGTGGTGGACATCGACTTGTCGAAATTTTTCGACCGAGTGAACCATGATCGTTTGATTTATCTTCTTTCAGGGCATGTGGATGATAAACGGGTACTCCGTTTAATCGGCATGATTCTGCGGAGCGGGATAATGAAGGACGGTGATGTAATGCTCAGTGAGAAAGGCACTCCCCAGGGAAGCCCTCTGAGTCCGCTGTTGAGCAATGTAGTGCTTGATGAACTGGACAAGGAGCTTGAACGGCGGGGGCTTGAGTTTTGCCGCTTTGCTGATGATTGCAATATCTATGTTCGCTCGCCCAAAGCGGCAGAGCGTGTCATGAGCAGTATCAGTAAATTTATTGAAAAGAAACTCAAGCTGAAGATCAACCGTGATAAGAGCAGGGTCGCTCATTCCAGCGAGGTAAAATTTCTCGGAATGACTATCATTGAAGGAACGCTGGCTATTTCAGCGAAATCGATGAAAACGGCCATGCAGAAAGTCAAAGAGTTGACACCGCGAGGCACGTATCTGCCGCTGGAGAAAACGATTAAGCGGATAAACCGTTGGTATGTCGGTTGGGCCGGGTATTATCGGATGACGGAATATCCATCTCAACTCAGCAAAATCGAAGCGCATATACGGAGAAGACTCCGTGCGCGTCTGGTGGATCAACAGAAAAGGCGTCGCCATCTGTTCAAGAAGCTGAAGAAAAGAGGGGTGAGCCGAAAGAGTGCAGCAAACGCGGCATTTTCGAATAATGGTCGATGGGCCTTATCTCATACTTTTGCGTTAGAAAAAGCATACCCTGTTGCTTGGTTCATCCAGGAAAAGGGACAAGAGATACGGTCAGATCAAAAGCATTCGCACTGGTTACCTCTTCATCGATGGATAAGAGTATAA
- a CDS encoding Kazal-type serine protease inhibitor domain-containing protein, with amino-acid sequence MKQYITLLLGCCVFIILAGCGSKTPPEDPIACGGRLGQTCPADQYCAYSEGANCGRADMTGVCEPKPEVCTEEYMPVCGCNGETYSNACKAAAAGISVDYQGDCGGEQAVCGGIAGLLCPEGMECVDDPSDDCDPAHGGADCLGICK; translated from the coding sequence GTGAAACAGTACATCACCTTATTGCTTGGTTGTTGTGTCTTTATTATCCTTGCTGGCTGCGGCAGCAAGACCCCCCCCGAAGATCCCATTGCCTGTGGAGGTCGCCTTGGCCAGACCTGCCCGGCAGATCAATACTGCGCTTACTCGGAAGGAGCGAACTGCGGCAGGGCCGATATGACCGGTGTCTGTGAACCAAAGCCGGAGGTCTGCACAGAGGAGTATATGCCTGTCTGTGGCTGTAACGGCGAGACCTACAGTAACGCCTGCAAGGCTGCGGCAGCTGGGATCTCAGTTGATTATCAAGGAGATTGCGGCGGGGAGCAGGCCGTCTGTGGCGGTATTGCCGGGCTCCTCTGCCCGGAGGGGATGGAATGTGTGGATGATCCCAGTGACGACTGTGATCCAGCTCACGGCGGTGCGGATTGCCTGGGAATCTGCAAGTAA
- a CDS encoding GDP-L-fucose synthase → MSTTPLPPLTDATIYIAGHRGLVGSAICRALEQQGCSKLLTRTHAELDLTDQAAVRAFFDENRPDYVFLSAAKVGGIHANDTFPADFIRDNLLIQTNIIDAAFQCGSKKLLFLGSSCIYPKFAPQPMQEDHLLTGELEPTNEWYAIAKIAGIKMCQAYQRQHGFNAISLMPTNLYGPGDNFDLKNSHVLPALIRKFHEAKLQGLPEVEIWGTGTPKREFLHVDDLAAACLFLMERYDDPAIVNIGSGEEVSIAELARLVAEAVGYEGAVRYNTDMPNGTPRKFLDVSRLTALGWKSQISLPQGIAATYAWFLAHEDGLRK, encoded by the coding sequence ATGTCGACAACACCCTTACCCCCTCTGACTGATGCAACCATCTATATAGCTGGCCACCGGGGCCTGGTGGGCTCTGCCATCTGCCGAGCCCTGGAGCAGCAAGGTTGCAGCAAACTCCTCACCCGTACCCATGCCGAACTGGACCTGACGGACCAGGCGGCGGTCCGTGCCTTCTTTGACGAGAATCGTCCCGACTATGTCTTCCTGTCAGCAGCCAAGGTGGGAGGCATTCATGCCAACGATACCTTCCCTGCTGATTTCATCCGTGATAACCTGCTCATCCAGACCAATATCATTGATGCGGCCTTTCAATGCGGGAGCAAGAAGCTCCTCTTCCTGGGCTCTTCCTGCATCTATCCCAAGTTCGCCCCTCAACCCATGCAGGAGGACCACCTGCTCACCGGAGAACTGGAGCCCACCAATGAATGGTATGCCATTGCCAAGATCGCGGGTATCAAAATGTGCCAGGCCTACCAACGGCAGCACGGCTTTAATGCTATCAGCCTGATGCCCACCAACCTCTACGGACCTGGGGATAATTTTGATCTTAAGAACTCCCATGTCCTGCCCGCCCTGATCCGCAAGTTCCATGAGGCCAAGCTCCAAGGTCTACCTGAGGTAGAGATCTGGGGAACAGGGACACCTAAACGGGAATTCCTGCATGTGGATGATCTGGCTGCGGCCTGTCTTTTCCTGATGGAGAGGTACGATGATCCTGCGATCGTTAATATAGGGTCTGGTGAAGAGGTGAGTATTGCCGAGCTGGCCCGGCTTGTGGCTGAGGCGGTGGGCTACGAAGGTGCGGTGCGCTATAATACCGACATGCCGAACGGCACGCCGCGAAAATTCCTGGATGTCTCCCGGCTTACAGCCTTAGGTTGGAAGAGCCAGATCAGCCTGCCCCAAGGCATAGCAGCGACCTATGCCTGGTTCCTGGCTCATGAGGACGGATTAAGGAAGTAA
- a CDS encoding COR domain-containing protein, which yields MLARARSPDSFSFLRERLEALNDPCISYEDCEALCREAGVSGEISQQVLVDFLHDLGIVIHFTEFDLADNHVLDPKWVTEAVYKIINAPSIAERKGLFRKDDLREILRFQKGDTYHYQWRNHGYFIELMRKFELCYELEDGEVLIPDLLEVSEPAFAFDDRDALRFLLEYKDFLPPSVMPRFIVKRNKEIKGDLRWRTGVVLEHPLLESTAVIRADNEARTIHIAVTGTQPKAFLTVIMLTLREINESFKGLKLSERIPLPDDPSLSVDCQTLRTNLEAGVDRFVPEGAKRAYPVRDLLDTVDEERMLKLLAKVPQDVADQDSLLEMIGENIKAEPEFFGFGIDLKPLGRELWRRYKAWRG from the coding sequence GTGCTCGCTCGGGCTCGCAGCCCTGACAGCTTTTCGTTCCTGCGGGAGCGGCTGGAGGCGCTGAACGATCCCTGCATCAGCTATGAAGACTGCGAGGCCCTGTGCCGGGAAGCCGGGGTGTCGGGCGAGATCAGCCAGCAGGTGCTGGTGGATTTTCTCCACGATCTGGGCATTGTCATTCACTTTACCGAGTTCGACTTGGCGGATAATCATGTCCTGGACCCCAAATGGGTGACCGAGGCCGTGTATAAGATTATCAATGCGCCCTCAATCGCGGAGCGCAAGGGCCTGTTCCGCAAGGATGATCTGCGGGAGATCCTTCGCTTTCAGAAGGGTGACACCTATCATTACCAGTGGCGGAATCACGGCTATTTCATTGAGCTGATGCGCAAGTTCGAGCTGTGCTATGAGCTGGAAGACGGCGAGGTGCTTATCCCGGACCTGCTGGAGGTCTCCGAGCCTGCGTTCGCCTTTGATGACCGGGATGCGCTCCGTTTCCTGCTGGAGTACAAGGACTTCCTGCCCCCCTCAGTCATGCCCCGCTTCATTGTCAAACGCAATAAGGAGATCAAGGGGGATCTGCGCTGGCGCACCGGGGTGGTGTTGGAGCATCCCCTGCTGGAGTCTACGGCCGTGATCCGGGCGGACAATGAGGCCCGCACCATCCATATCGCAGTCACCGGCACCCAGCCCAAGGCCTTCCTCACCGTGATTATGCTCACCCTGCGGGAGATTAACGAGAGCTTTAAGGGCCTGAAGCTGAGCGAACGTATCCCTCTCCCGGATGATCCCTCCTTGAGCGTGGATTGCCAGACCCTGCGCACCAACCTGGAGGCGGGCGTGGATCGCTTTGTCCCGGAGGGCGCGAAAAGGGCCTACCCGGTCCGTGACTTACTGGATACCGTGGATGAGGAACGGATGCTCAAGCTGCTGGCAAAGGTCCCACAGGATGTGGCGGATCAGGACTCTCTGCTAGAGATGATCGGAGAAAACATCAAGGCCGAGCCCGAGTTTTTCGGCTTTGGCATAGATCTGAAGCCCTTGGGCCGGGAACTGTGGCGGCGCTATAAGGCCTGGCGGGGATAA
- a CDS encoding leucine-rich repeat domain-containing protein, protein MGYEEALRLIEEAKETGATVLDLSWQGLTELPPELFQLKNLTKLYLHINQLTSLPPEIAQLTRLRTFRIHRNKLSSLPPQIGQLSNLSELYLNSNALSSLPPELFQLTKLRTFKIRRNQLSSLSPQIGQLTRLNTLSLMSNRLSSLPPEISKLTSLTSFDLNHNQLSSLPPEIVQLTNLKKLNLGFNKFTALPPKLFQLKNLTRLSLDGLKLSSLPSEIVQLTNLTQFSLRCNQFSALPPQIMQLTNLTSLDFCYNRLSSLPSEIVQLTELHELDLAFNPVATLPLKIFQLSKLRRIGFYGNRPSLLPYKFAFYVVKAIRDSFTLQ, encoded by the coding sequence ATGGGGTATGAAGAGGCGTTGCGGTTGATTGAGGAGGCAAAGGAGACTGGGGCAACGGTGCTTGATTTGAGCTGGCAAGGATTAACCGAATTGCCGCCGGAACTCTTTCAGCTCAAGAACCTAACAAAGCTTTACCTTCACATCAACCAGCTTACCAGTCTGCCTCCAGAGATCGCTCAGCTAACCAGACTTAGAACGTTTAGAATCCATCGCAACAAGCTTTCCTCTTTGCCGCCGCAGATCGGGCAACTAAGTAACCTGAGTGAGCTTTACCTCAACAGCAACGCCCTATCCTCCCTGCCGCCGGAACTCTTTCAGCTGACCAAACTGAGAACGTTTAAAATCCGTCGCAACCAGCTTTCCTCTTTGTCGCCGCAGATCGGGCAACTGACCCGCCTCAATACACTCAGCCTTATGAGTAATCGACTTTCTTCTCTCCCGCCAGAGATCAGCAAACTGACCAGTCTCACTTCGTTTGACCTCAATCACAATCAACTTTCCTCTTTACCGCCTGAAATCGTTCAGCTAACCAATTTAAAGAAACTTAACCTCGGTTTCAACAAATTTACCGCTCTGCCGCCGAAACTCTTTCAGCTCAAAAATCTTACACGGCTGAGTCTTGATGGCCTTAAACTCTCCTCCCTACCATCAGAGATCGTTCAACTAACCAACCTCACCCAGTTCAGCCTCAGATGCAATCAATTCAGTGCTCTACCACCGCAGATCATGCAGTTAACCAATCTCACCTCGCTTGATTTCTGTTACAACCGACTTTCTTCTCTACCGAGTGAAATCGTTCAGCTGACTGAATTACATGAACTTGATCTTGCTTTTAACCCGGTTGCCACTCTGCCACTCAAGATCTTTCAACTTTCCAAGCTAAGGAGAATTGGATTCTACGGTAACCGTCCCAGCTTATTACCATACAAATTTGCTTTCTATGTCGTTAAAGCCATTCGTGATTCCTTTACTTTGCAATAG
- the cysS gene encoding cysteine--tRNA ligase, producing MKIYNTLTRKKETFFPIKEGHVRLYVCGITSYDYCHIGHARSALVFDMVVRYLRYRDYQVTFVRNFTDIDDKIIARATEQGVDSGKLAERFIDEFYTDMDALGVLRADIEPKATEHIQEMIDLIQDLIDKGLAYPAGGDVYYRVRQFAEYGTLSGRKLEDMQAGARINVNEQKEDPMDFVLWKGAKPGEPKWQSPWGEGRPGWHIECSAMSRKYLGENFDIHGGGKDLIFPHHENELAQSVGANQCAFANLWMHHGFVTIKDEKMSKSLGNFLTIRDVLREYPAETLRLFIFSTQYRNPLDFSETALQDAQTGLDRVYDCLAKIQGLMQAAERDGGVANAASSLIGQKDRKKIESLRQRFETAMDNDFNTAQALGHLFDGVKVLNKACRMLAAQQGSAEDLALLEQAGTTLQELAGLLGVVQQDPVQYMQAKKDKLLAAITLAEEEINTLIAERNVAREQKDWAASDAVRDKLLAHNVELHDGPDGTTWGAKA from the coding sequence ATGAAGATATATAACACATTAACACGAAAAAAGGAAACGTTCTTCCCCATTAAGGAGGGACATGTCCGACTCTATGTCTGCGGAATAACCTCTTACGATTATTGTCATATCGGGCACGCCCGTTCAGCCCTGGTCTTTGATATGGTGGTTCGTTATCTGCGTTACCGTGATTATCAGGTGACCTTTGTTCGTAACTTCACAGATATTGATGATAAGATCATTGCCCGGGCCACAGAGCAGGGCGTGGATTCAGGTAAGCTTGCCGAGCGCTTTATTGATGAATTCTATACGGACATGGATGCCCTTGGGGTGCTCAGAGCGGATATCGAACCCAAGGCCACTGAGCATATCCAGGAGATGATTGATTTGATCCAGGACCTTATCGACAAGGGGCTGGCCTATCCTGCTGGCGGGGATGTCTATTATCGGGTGCGGCAGTTTGCTGAGTACGGAACCCTTTCCGGGCGGAAATTGGAAGATATGCAGGCCGGGGCTCGGATAAATGTCAATGAACAGAAAGAAGACCCGATGGACTTTGTCCTCTGGAAAGGGGCAAAGCCTGGAGAACCGAAATGGCAGAGCCCCTGGGGCGAAGGGCGTCCAGGCTGGCATATTGAATGCTCTGCCATGAGTCGCAAGTATCTCGGGGAAAACTTTGATATCCACGGAGGTGGCAAGGACCTGATCTTCCCTCATCATGAGAATGAGTTGGCCCAGTCTGTTGGTGCGAACCAGTGTGCCTTTGCCAACCTGTGGATGCACCATGGCTTTGTCACCATTAAGGACGAGAAGATGTCCAAGTCCCTGGGCAATTTCCTGACCATACGGGACGTGCTCCGCGAGTACCCGGCTGAGACCCTGCGCCTCTTTATCTTCTCTACCCAGTATCGTAATCCCCTGGACTTTAGTGAGACTGCCCTCCAGGATGCCCAGACCGGTTTGGACAGGGTCTATGACTGCCTGGCCAAGATCCAGGGGCTGATGCAGGCAGCAGAGAGGGATGGCGGTGTTGCTAATGCAGCAAGTTCGTTGATCGGGCAAAAGGATCGCAAGAAGATTGAGTCCCTGCGCCAGCGTTTCGAGACGGCCATGGACAACGACTTTAACACGGCCCAGGCCCTGGGCCATCTCTTTGATGGGGTCAAGGTCCTGAACAAGGCCTGCAGGATGTTGGCTGCACAGCAGGGGAGCGCTGAGGATCTGGCCCTCCTTGAGCAGGCCGGGACCACCCTGCAGGAACTAGCTGGTCTGCTTGGGGTGGTGCAGCAAGACCCGGTGCAGTATATGCAGGCTAAAAAAGACAAGCTTTTGGCCGCCATCACCCTCGCTGAGGAAGAGATTAATACCTTGATTGCAGAACGAAACGTAGCCCGGGAGCAAAAGGATTGGGCTGCCAGTGATGCGGTCCGGGATAAGCTGCTGGCGCATAATGTGGAGTTGCACGATGGGCCGGACGGGACTACCTGGGGGGCAAAGGCCTAA